Proteins found in one Anas platyrhynchos isolate ZD024472 breed Pekin duck chromosome 18, IASCAAS_PekinDuck_T2T, whole genome shotgun sequence genomic segment:
- the GFI1B gene encoding zinc finger protein Gfi-1b: MPRSFLVKSKKAHTYHQHRFVEDDLPVFTWDPISSAFTAIGDKASEDGKKQDLDCVVPKQEKDPSELKEESVPIQHPSRMLPGPSAQEMTIPGLQIKDCTTPTSTPTFYKTGFSWDTFHLPYGYRQMSSTMQSALLEHPVSLYSSHLLPSPEPPLDYSMHYSSDMETYHCVKCNKVFSTPHGLEVHVRRSHSGTRPFACEVCGKTFGHAVSLEQHTNIHSQERSFECKMCGKTFKRSSTLSTHLLIHSDTRPYPCQYCGKRFHQKSDMKKHTYIHTGEKPHKCQVCGKAFSQSSNLITHSRKHTGFKPFSCELCAKGFQRKVDLRRHRETQHSLK, encoded by the exons ATGCCACGTTCCTTTTTGGTGAAGAGCAAAAAGGCTCATACCTACCACCAACACCGCTTTGTGGAAGATGATCTGCCTGTATTCACGTGGGATCCAATCTCCTCTGCCTTCACTG CCATAGGAGACAAGGCATCAGAGGATGGCAAGAAACAGGACCTAGACTGCGTGGTtccaaaacaagaaaaggacCCTTCTGAACTGAAAGAAGAAAGTGTCCCCATCCAGCACCCAAGCAGGATGCTGCCAGGACCTTCAGCTCAAG AGATGACCATCCCAGGTCTGCAGATCAAAGACTGCACTACCCCGACCAGCACCCCCACCTTCTACAAAACTGGCTTTTCTTGGGACACTTTCCACTTACCATACGGCTACCGACAGATGTCTTCCACCATGCAGTCAGCCCTTCTGGAGCACCCTGTCAGCCTGTACAGCAGCCACCTCCTGCCAAGCCCCGAGCCCCCTCTGGATTACAGCATGCATTACTCCTCCGACATGGAGACCTACCACTGTGTGAAGTGCAACAAG gtattCTCCACTCCCCATGGCCTGGAGGTCCATGTACGAAGGTCTCATAGTGGGACCCGGCCCTTTGCTTGTGAAGTATGTGGCAAAACCTTCGGGCATGCTGTAAGCCTGGAGCAGCACACCAATATTCACTCCCAG GAAAGAAGTTTTGAATGCAAGATGTGTGGGAAGACATTCAAGCGTTCCTCTACCCTCTCCACGCACCTGCTGATCCATTCAGACACGCGGCCCTACCCCTGCCAGTACTGTGGCAAGCGCTTCCACCAGAAGTCCGACATGAAGAAACACACTTACATCCACACTG GGGAGAAGCCCCACAAATGCCAGGTATGTGGCAAAGCCTTCAGCCAGAGCTCCAACCTCATCACCCACAGCCGCAAGCACACTGGCTTCAAGCCCTTCAGCTGCGAGCTCTGTGCCAAGGGCTTCCAACGCAAGGTGGACCTACGGAGGCATCGGGAGACCCAGCACAGTCTCAAGTGA